The genomic region TCCTTCAAGCTTTTTGGAAAATTCCCATACCCGAGCTGCCTGCGTATCCGACTCGATCAATTCCTGAATTTTCGGCTCTTTTTGGAACGCTCCGGGTTTGAACTCGCCCCCTTTGGTTTTACCGTTTAGAGTAATCCCCAGTTCATCGGGAATCAGTTTGGCCATCATATCGGCCTGAGAAAGCGGCATTTCAAGTACCCGTGCAACGTCGCGGATAACCCCTTTGGCTAACAACGAACCGAATGTGATGATCTGTGCGACCTGCTCACGCCCGTATTTACGGACGACGTAGTCGATAATTTCACCGCGGCGCGCCTGCATAAAGTCCATATCGATATCGGGCATCGATACCCGTTCCGGATTGAGGAAACGCTCAAAAAGGAGATCGTATTTCATCGGATCGATGTCGGTAATCTCCAAAGAGTAGGCGACGAGACTTCCCGCTGCCGATCCGCGTCCCGGTCCGACGGCAATCCCCATCCGTTTCGCTTCGCGTACGAAGTCCCAAACGATCAGCATGTAGCCGGGGAATTTCATCTGATTGATCACTTGCATCTCGAACTCTAAGCGGTCACGATACTCCTGATGGCGTTCAGCAGGAACGTGTTCGAGCCGCATTTCCAGTCCGATACGGCATCGATGGATAAAGTATTCGGAGTCTTCCGCAATTTCCAATCCCTCTTCGAGGGCGTATTCGGTGGTAAATTTGAAATTCGGCGGTGTCGGATTTCCCAGTTTCAGTTCCAACTGACATTTATCGACAATCTCCTGCGTGTTATAGAGTGCTTCGGGGATATCGGCAAACAGCCGTGCCATCTGTTCGGGTGATTTGATGTAAAACTCATGGACGGAGTGGCGCATACGTTTGGGATCGTCGTAGAGTTTATTCATTCCGATACACATGAACGCTTCGTGATACTGTGCATCGTCGGCATACGTGTAGTGGGTGTCGTTGGTCGCGACGAGTTTGATCCCCGTTTCTTGGGAAATTTTGATCACCTGCTCATCGATAAACAGCTGATCGGCAATCCCGTGGCGCATGATCTCCATGTAAAAATCATCCCCGAAAATCTCTTTATACTCCAACGCGATCCGTTTGGCTTCTTCGTAGCCCCCTGCCCCGTTTTTGACGTTACGTTCACTGTTGGTATTGAGATGCCAGTTTACCTCTCCCTGCAAGCACGCAGAGGTACAAATGATCCCCTCGCTGTTTTCTCGTAACAGCTGTTTGTTGATGCGGGGAAAGTAGTAAAAACCGTTGATATAGGCTTGGGAAGAGAGGTACATCAGGTTTTTATAACCTGCCTCGTTTTTGGCAAACAAACAAACGTGAAAACGCTGTTTGATTGTTTTATCCCCTAAATCTTCGCCGTTATGGATGTAGGCTTCCATCCCGATAATCGGTTTGAGTCCGGCTCCTCTCATCTGCTGATAAAAATCGATCGCTCCGAACATATTCCCGTGATCGCTCATCGCGACCGAGGTCATCCCGAGTTCTTTGACACGCGCCGCCAATGCGGAAATCTTGTTCGCGCCGTCGAGAAGGGAGTATTCGGTATGAAGATGCAGATGGGTAAACGGAGGGACAGTACTCATAAAAAAATGCCTTGAAAAAAAGTAAGTAGATTATAGTGTTTCGAGGGTAAAGGGGAGCTTTTAAATCCGCTTTGAGAGTAATTTATTCAGTCCGTCCGCAAATAAGCGCACCGTTTTTTCCCCGATTGCAGAGGGACCTCCCGTGATCTCCCCATTATTGCGAAGTTCTTCCATCAGATTCCGCATCGCTAAGAGATGTTTGATGTTGTTTTCATCGTAGATCGTTCCGCGCGGATCGAGTGCTACCGCTCCGATGGTGACGATCCGATCTGCCAGCGGAATATCGGCGGTGATCACCAGATCTTTCGGTTCGCACAGTTCGGCAATACGGTGATCGGCTTCATCAGGCCCCTGTGCAACGACCTCCATCGATACATGCTCAACATCGGGGATTCCGATCCGCTTGTTAGCAATAAAAACGGTCGTAATCTTCCGTTTCAACACTGCACGAAGCAATATCTCTTTGAGGGCATTGGGAAATGCGTCCGCATCAACGAGAATTTTCATTTTGACCCACTTTTTTAATCAATTTGTCGTGAAAACCGGAAAGAAAACCGATAGCGACACTGCTTCCGATCAGGGCAAAAAACATATCCGATTGCGTATCCCAGATATCACCCTGAGTTCCCAAAAACTCATCTGCACCCTGCCCCATCCATACAGCCGCTCCCCACTCGATCAGTTCATACGACGCACTGATCGCAAGTACGATACAGATAACGATAAAGTTCAACATCCGCCGTCCGTTGATGTAATTTCCGCGAATCAAGATCTCACGTGCAATCAAAGCCGGAGCGAAACCCTGCATAAAATGACCGATTTTATCATACGGATTTCGCGTCAGATTGAGCCACTGTGCAATCTCAAATCCGAGCGGAACACGGGCATACGTATACATTCCTCCAAAAATCAGAACGATCGAATGAAGCAAGATAACCCAATAGAGCAATGACGTCAGAGGAAACGTTCGATAGGTAGCCGCTAAAATCGGCAATGCGATTATCACGGGGGCAACTTCCATGCACCATGTCAAAAAATCATACGCGTGCAAACCCGTGTAGATCAATAAAGCAATGAGAAAAAACCCGCCCAACAGAATAAATTTCAGATCATTGTCCACTGTTTTAGTCATTGTTTCAACTCTAATCCAACCGTTTTGCCAGATCAATTTTGTAGTGTTCCAAATCAAAATTTTCCACACGTGCCACACCGCTTTTTACCGCTGCTTCCGCCACACTCGCCGAGACTTCGACGATCAGCCGTTTATCGAACGGTTTTGGGATGATGTACTCTTTTCCGAAACTCAACTCGGTTTTATAGATCGTATTAAGATATTCCGGTATTTCCGCACGCGCCAATGCCGCCAATGCCTGAGAAGCTGCCACTTTCATCTCCATATTAATCGTTTTGGCACGTACATCCATCGCACCGCGAAAAATAAACGGAAAACCGAGGACGTTATTCACCTGATTCGGATAATCGCTTCGTCCGGTCGCGACAATGGCATCGGGACGCGCAGAGCGGACATCTTCTGGAAAAAGTTCCGGAACCGGATTGGCAAGGGTAAAAATGATCGGCTCAGGCGCCATACATGCGATATCCTCTAACGTAAAACTCCCCGGTGCCGAAAGCCCGACAACCACATCGGCATTTTCAAACGCACTTCTCAAATTCATCCCCTCCGGTGCTGCAAATTCGAGCTTTTGCGCATTGAGATCGCTTCGTCCGGCATGGATCAGCCCTTTTGAATCGGACATATAGATCTCACGGACTCCCATAAAACGATAAATCCGTCCGCAGCTGATTGCCGCCGCACCGGCTCCTACGATCACGACCCGGATCGATTCCAACGAGCGCCCGGTCACTTGGCATCCGTTCATAATGCCCGCCAAGGAAATGACTGCCGTACCGTGCTGATCATCATGCATTACGGGGATGTCGAGACGTTCGATAAGACGCCGCTCGATCTCAAAACACTCGGGAGCTTTGATGTCTTCGAGATTAATCCCTCCGAATGTCGGAGCAATCGCCGCAACCGTATCGCAAAAACGCTCGATATCGGTTTCATCCACCTCAATATCGTATGAATCAAGACCTCCGAATTTCTTAAAGAGGATTGCTTTGCCTTCCATCACCGGTTTAGAAGCGAGCGCACCGAGATTTCCCAGACCCAATACCGCTGTTCCGTTGGAAATAACGGCAACAAGACTTCCTTTTGACGTATAACGATAGGCGTCATCCGGATTTTTTTGGATCTCCAAACACGGTGCGGCAACACCGGGAGAGTAGGCCAAACTCAAATCATCCTGCGTGACAAATGTTTTTGTAATTTCAGTTGCAATTTTTCCTGCTTTTG from Sulfuricurvum sp. harbors:
- a CDS encoding YaiI/YqxD family protein, which produces MKILVDADAFPNALKEILLRAVLKRKITTVFIANKRIGIPDVEHVSMEVVAQGPDEADHRIAELCEPKDLVITADIPLADRIVTIGAVALDPRGTIYDENNIKHLLAMRNLMEELRNNGEITGGPSAIGEKTVRLFADGLNKLLSKRI
- a CDS encoding DUF2238 domain-containing protein, which codes for MTKTVDNDLKFILLGGFFLIALLIYTGLHAYDFLTWCMEVAPVIIALPILAATYRTFPLTSLLYWVILLHSIVLIFGGMYTYARVPLGFEIAQWLNLTRNPYDKIGHFMQGFAPALIAREILIRGNYINGRRMLNFIVICIVLAISASYELIEWGAAVWMGQGADEFLGTQGDIWDTQSDMFFALIGSSVAIGFLSGFHDKLIKKVGQNENSR
- a CDS encoding malic enzyme-like NAD(P)-binding protein produces the protein MNHDSALNERALYYHEYPKAGKIATEITKTFVTQDDLSLAYSPGVAAPCLEIQKNPDDAYRYTSKGSLVAVISNGTAVLGLGNLGALASKPVMEGKAILFKKFGGLDSYDIEVDETDIERFCDTVAAIAPTFGGINLEDIKAPECFEIERRLIERLDIPVMHDDQHGTAVISLAGIMNGCQVTGRSLESIRVVIVGAGAAAISCGRIYRFMGVREIYMSDSKGLIHAGRSDLNAQKLEFAAPEGMNLRSAFENADVVVGLSAPGSFTLEDIACMAPEPIIFTLANPVPELFPEDVRSARPDAIVATGRSDYPNQVNNVLGFPFIFRGAMDVRAKTINMEMKVAASQALAALARAEIPEYLNTIYKTELSFGKEYIIPKPFDKRLIVEVSASVAEAAVKSGVARVENFDLEHYKIDLAKRLD